From one Lotus japonicus ecotype B-129 chromosome 3, LjGifu_v1.2 genomic stretch:
- the LOC130742382 gene encoding uncharacterized protein LOC130742382 — protein sequence MAKGRGLKICLGVSLLLLIIATVVIVTLSLTVFKPKNPVIRVDLVGIENFQFPLSANSTMNVTLDTLITIVNPNYGSFNYINSTAYVNYDNTIVGEVPIGAAFVPARGTVNVTTGAIFMVGKLIQDPKFWSDVVSGSLNLTSTAELPGKASILKFIKLKATAYSSCDISVSISSMHAVTKCIDKIKL from the coding sequence ATGGCTAAAGGTAGGGGCCTCAAAATTTGCTTGGGGGTGTCTTTACTCCTCCTGATAATTGCTACCGTAGTGATTGTGACCTTGAGTCTGACCGTCTTTAAACCCAAGAATCCTGTTATCAGAGTCGACCTAGTTGGCATCGAAAACTTTCAATTTCCCCTCTCAGCCAATTCAACCATGAATGTAACACTGGACACATTGATCACAATAGTGAATCCAAACTATGGAAGCTTCAACTACATAAACTCAACCGCTTATGTGAACTATGATAATACCATTGTAGGTGAAGTTCCAATAGGGGCAGCGTTTGTCCCAGCACGCGGCACAGTTAATGTGACCACTGGTGCAATATTTATGGTGGGAAAGTTGATACAAGATCCCAAATTTTGGTCAGATGTTGTATCAGGGTCCTTGAATTTGACATCAACGGCTGAACTTCCTGGGAAAGCGAGTATACTCAAATTCATCAAATTGAAGGCCACGGCTTACAGCTCTTGTGACATCTCTGTTAGTATAAGTTCTATGCATGCTGTTACTAAGTGCATAGACAAAATCAAGCTTTGA
- the LOC130744092 gene encoding uncharacterized protein LOC130744092: MAISAVSDAVKCRMLPSTFRGAAMTWFMALPQGSIKKFRDFASKFLSHFSASEVEHLFQIWQEVRETLKQYVERYSTASARFEEAEPRTCVCAFRSGLSSRKLSCELSRKPPRSMTEVRARARDYIIEEENEARERKRLRAAKVSLARKRIQEKEASNVRKVKEVGQLI, encoded by the coding sequence ATGGCGATTAGCGCGGTTTCTGATGCGGTAAAGTGTAGAATGCTTCCCTCCACTTTCCGAGGCGCAGCAATGACTTGGTTTATGGCCCTGCCACAGGGATCCATAAAGAAGTTCCGCGACTTCGCGTCGAAATTCCTGAGCCATTTCTCTGCCAGCGAGGTCGAGCATCTGTTTCAGATTTGGCAAGAGGTGCGAGAGACGTTGAAGCAGTACGTGGAACGGTACAGCACCGCATCCGCGAGATTTGAGGAGGCTGAGCCTCGAACATGCGTATGCGCTTTTAGGAGCGGATTGTCGTCAAGAAAGTTGAGCTGCGAGCTGAGTAGGAAACCACCGCGCTCGATGACGGAGGTACGTGCCAGAGCGAGAGACTACATCATAGAAGAGGAAAATGAGGCGCGTGAGAGGAAACGGCTGAGGGCAGCAAAGGTGTCGCTGGCGAGGAAGCGGATACAGGAGAAAGAGGCAAGTAATGTGCGAAAGGTTAAGGAAGTTGGCCAATTAATTTAG
- the LOC130742381 gene encoding DDRGK domain-containing protein 1 isoform X2 has translation MRRRPAASGASTSSDPPAALQDSAGESDDEAGGGESYEARASKKKEMKRQEREARRQAEEAARESRNSKQDRYAEMRRLKDEEREAQERMLEEEAKARKAKEEEAAALEFDKWKGEFSVDDEGTLEDVQEKTEDLLSNFVEYIKKHKCVPLEDLAAEFKLRTQECINRITSLESMGRLSGVMDDRGKFIYISQEEMKAVADYIKRQGRVSISHLASKSNQFIDLEPKVEYTEDISNVEEITVS, from the exons ATGCGTCGGAGACCGGCGGCGTCTGGAGCTAGCACTTCTTCAGATCCACCTGCAGCGCTTCAAG ATTCGGCAGGTGAAAGCGATGATGAAGCTGGTGGTGGCGAGTCTTATGAGGCTAGAGcatcaaagaaaaaagaaatgaaaaggcaAGAGAGGGAAGCTCGGCGACAG GCTGAAGAAGCTGCGCGAGAGTCAAGGAATTCAAAGCAAGACCGCTATGCAGAAATGCGaaggttgaaggatgaagagcGCGAGGCGCAGGAGCGCATGTTG GAAGAGGAGGCCAAGGCTCGGAAGGCCAAGGAGGAGGAAGCAGCTGCATTAGAGTTTGACAAGTGGAAAGGGGAATTTTCAGTTGATGATGAAGGTACCCTTGAAGATGTGCAGGAAAAGACTGAAGACTTGCTATCCAATTTTGTAGAATATATCAAG AAACACAAATGTGTTCCCTTAGAGGACCTTGCTGCAGAATTTAAATTGCGCACTCAG GAATGTATCAATCGCATCACATCTCTGGAAAGCATGG GTCGGCTTTCGGGTGTCATGGATGATAGGGGCAAATTTATATACATCTCACAAGAAGAGATGAAAGCTGTTGCTGATTATATTAAGCGGCAAGGGAGGGTTAGCATTTCCCACTTAGCTAGTAAATCAAACCAGTTCATTGATTTGGAGCCAAAAGTTGAATACACTGAGGACATAAGTAATGTGGAGGAGATAACTGTCAGCTGA
- the LOC130742381 gene encoding DDRGK domain-containing protein 1 isoform X1, with protein MEELLVAVLSILLLGALIPLYLWKRRQDSQPSAHHDEPQQAPRRETVVRATATRRMRRRPAASGASTSSDPPAALQDSAGESDDEAGGGESYEARASKKKEMKRQEREARRQAEEAARESRNSKQDRYAEMRRLKDEEREAQERMLEEEAKARKAKEEEAAALEFDKWKGEFSVDDEGTLEDVQEKTEDLLSNFVEYIKKHKCVPLEDLAAEFKLRTQECINRITSLESMGRLSGVMDDRGKFIYISQEEMKAVADYIKRQGRVSISHLASKSNQFIDLEPKVEYTEDISNVEEITVS; from the exons ATGGAGGAACTACTCGTAGCTGTACTCTCGATTCTCCTGCTGGGAGCACTGATCCCACTCTATCTATGGAAGCGTCGTCAGGATTCTCAACCCTCCGCTCACCACGACGAACCTCAACAG GCTCCACGCAGGGAAACTGTGGTGCGCGCCACCGCAACTCGCCGCATGCGTCGGAGACCGGCGGCGTCTGGAGCTAGCACTTCTTCAGATCCACCTGCAGCGCTTCAAG ATTCGGCAGGTGAAAGCGATGATGAAGCTGGTGGTGGCGAGTCTTATGAGGCTAGAGcatcaaagaaaaaagaaatgaaaaggcaAGAGAGGGAAGCTCGGCGACAG GCTGAAGAAGCTGCGCGAGAGTCAAGGAATTCAAAGCAAGACCGCTATGCAGAAATGCGaaggttgaaggatgaagagcGCGAGGCGCAGGAGCGCATGTTG GAAGAGGAGGCCAAGGCTCGGAAGGCCAAGGAGGAGGAAGCAGCTGCATTAGAGTTTGACAAGTGGAAAGGGGAATTTTCAGTTGATGATGAAGGTACCCTTGAAGATGTGCAGGAAAAGACTGAAGACTTGCTATCCAATTTTGTAGAATATATCAAG AAACACAAATGTGTTCCCTTAGAGGACCTTGCTGCAGAATTTAAATTGCGCACTCAG GAATGTATCAATCGCATCACATCTCTGGAAAGCATGG GTCGGCTTTCGGGTGTCATGGATGATAGGGGCAAATTTATATACATCTCACAAGAAGAGATGAAAGCTGTTGCTGATTATATTAAGCGGCAAGGGAGGGTTAGCATTTCCCACTTAGCTAGTAAATCAAACCAGTTCATTGATTTGGAGCCAAAAGTTGAATACACTGAGGACATAAGTAATGTGGAGGAGATAACTGTCAGCTGA
- the LOC130742378 gene encoding protein translation factor SUI1 homolog isoform X1: MSELDAAIPTAFDPFAEANAEDSGAGSSKEYVHIRIQQRNGRKSLTTVQGLKKEFSYNKILKDLKKEFCCNGTVVQDPELGQVIQLQGDQRKNVSTFLVQDGDNFFLFNFPPTCGHEQAGIVKKEHIKIHGF, from the exons ATGTCTGAACTAGACGCAGCTATTCCTACTGCCTTTG ATCCTTTTGCTGAGGCAAATGCTGAGGACTCTGGTGCTGGGTCATCAAAGGAGTACGTGCATATTCGTATACAACAGCGGAATGGTAGGAAAAGTTTGACAACTGTCCAAGGATTGAAGAAGGAGTTCAGCTATAACAAGATTCTTAAAGACCTTAAGAAGGAGTTCTGCTGCAATGGTACAGTTGTTCAGGATCCAGAACTAGGACAG gTTATTCAACTTCAAGGTGATCAAAGGAAGAATGTATCTACCTTCCTAGTCCAG GATggagacaatttttttttattcaatttcccCCCCACTTGTGGACATGAACAGGCTGGTATCGTGAAGAAGGAGCATATTAAGATTCATGGTTTCTGA
- the LOC130744093 gene encoding uncharacterized protein LOC130744093, whose protein sequence is MPFRGWAIDLIGEIHPASSRQHKYIIVAIDYCTKWVEAIPLHNVTQETVIEFIQNHIVYRFGFPESLTTDQGTVFVGRKVATFAESWGIKLLTSTPYYAQENGQVEAANKTLISLIKKHVGRKPKSWHESLSQVLWAYRNSPREATGATPFRLAYGQEAVLPAEVYLQSCRIQRQEEIPSEDYWNMMLDELVNLDEERLLALDVLTRQKDRIAKAYNKKVRDRSFVTGDYVWKVILPMDKKDRAYGNWAPNWEGPFKVEKSLSNNAYLIKELSGQRRHVTINGKYLKAYKPMLHEVEIK, encoded by the coding sequence ATGCCCTTTAGGGGATGGGCTATAGATTTAATTGGCGAGATCCACCCGGCCTCGTCGAGGCAACACAAGTATATAATCGTAGCAATAGATTATTgtactaaatgggtcgaagccattccACTACATAATGTAACACAAGAAACAGTAATCGAGTTCATACAGAATCACATTGTGTATCGTTTTGGGTTTCCTGAATCACTCACAACGGACCAAGGTACAGTGTTCGTAGGACGAAAAGTAGCGACTTTTGCAGAATCTTGGGGCATAAAGCTTTTGACCTCGACTCCTTACTACGCTCAGGAAAATGGCCAAGTGGAGGCCGCCAATAAGACTTTAATTAGCCTGATTAAAAAGCACGTGGGTCGAAAACCGAAAAGCTGGCATGAGTCTTTAAGCCAAGTCCtatgggcttacaggaattcaccaagggaagcgacaggaGCAACAccttttcgactggcctatggccaagaagcggTATTACCAGCAGAGGTATACTTGCAATCGTGTAGGATTCAAAGACAAGAGGAGATTCCTAGTGAAGACTACTGGAACATGATGCTAGATGAATTGGTGAATCTCGACGAGGAGAGACTCCTAGCGCTAGACGTCTtgaccaggcaaaaggatcgcatagccAAAGCCTACAACAAGAAGGTTAGAGATCGATCTTTTGTCACGGGGGATTACGTTTGGAAAGTTATTTTGCCAATGGATAAAAAAGATAGAGCTTATGGAAATTGGGCCCCCAATTGGGAAGGACCGTTCAAAGTCGAGAAATCATTGTCTAATAATGCTTACTTGATTAAAGAATTAAGCGGCCAACGTCGACATGTTACAATAAATGGAAAGTACCTAAAAGCGTATAAGCCAATGCTGCATGAAGTCGAGATCAAATAA
- the LOC130742378 gene encoding protein translation factor SUI1 homolog isoform X2 yields MSELDAAIPTAFDPFAEANAEDSGAGSSKEYVHIRIQQRNGRKSLTTVQGLKKEFSYNKILKDLKKEFCCNGTVVQDPELGQVIQLQGDQRKNVSTFLVQAGIVKKEHIKIHGF; encoded by the exons ATGTCTGAACTAGACGCAGCTATTCCTACTGCCTTTG ATCCTTTTGCTGAGGCAAATGCTGAGGACTCTGGTGCTGGGTCATCAAAGGAGTACGTGCATATTCGTATACAACAGCGGAATGGTAGGAAAAGTTTGACAACTGTCCAAGGATTGAAGAAGGAGTTCAGCTATAACAAGATTCTTAAAGACCTTAAGAAGGAGTTCTGCTGCAATGGTACAGTTGTTCAGGATCCAGAACTAGGACAG gTTATTCAACTTCAAGGTGATCAAAGGAAGAATGTATCTACCTTCCTAGTCCAG GCTGGTATCGTGAAGAAGGAGCATATTAAGATTCATGGTTTCTGA